The Babylonia areolata isolate BAREFJ2019XMU chromosome 32, ASM4173473v1, whole genome shotgun sequence genome window below encodes:
- the LOC143276672 gene encoding uncharacterized protein LOC143276672, protein MAEKGGSYNTFSSQHQLTPAEQKKPMTTHKCGFLALIIFNVILLIALFALNGISAAGLDNGIFKSTVGNQSDKYSVEITPAGWTFSIWGFIYAWQALWVLYSVVNIFRKTPQGPNYISPPVLPPALFVTYILANCCNIAWLFLFDRDEIEASFVALLFIAIFLVAGMVVSYKSLEKFYVELLGAGRQVDIWLVRGFVHNGLGIYAAWTSIASLINLAIVITYTDGSDVAMTTACTIALGVLTVEILVFVSTDLLLLDRYSRYTFTPYIVVVVGLIGSISKNWESGATNSIFTAALLGLGSLALLIKIVVSIYRHKTRPPYHRQVVEPTLGADGMGKNMA, encoded by the exons ATGGCTGAAAAAGGTGGATCCTACAACACTTTCTCATCACAGCATCAGTTGACGCCTG CGGAGCAGAAGAAGCCGATGACGACCCACAAATGTGGATTCCTGGCTCTCATCATCTTCAACGTCATCCTTCTCATCGCCCTCTTCGCTCTCAACGGAATCAGCGCTGCTGGTCTTGACA ACGGCATTTTTAAGTCCACAGTGGGAAACCAGTCAGACAAATACTCTGTGGAGATCACACCAGCAGGGTGGACCTTTTCCATCTGGGGCTTCATCTACGCTTGGCAGGCACTGTGGGTTCTTTACTCCGTGGTGAACATCTTCCGCAAAACCCCGCAGGGCCCCAACTACATCTCCCCCCCAGTTCTCCCCCCTGCCCTGTTCGTCACGTACATTCTGGCCAACTGCTGCAACATCGCCTGGCTGTTCCTCTTCGACAGAGATGAAATTGAAGCGTCCTTTGTGGCATTGCTGTTCATCGCGATTTTCCTCGTCGCCGGCATGGTGGTGAGTTACAAGAGCCTGGAGAAGTTTTACGTGGAGTTGTTGGGGGCAGGGCGGCAGGTGGACATCTGGTTGGTTCGGGGGTTCGTCCACAACGGTTTGGGCATCTACGCTGCTTGGACGTCCATTGCCTCACTCATCAACCTCGCCATCGTCATCACCTACACCGATGGAAGCGACGTCGCCATGACGACGGCGTGCACGATCGCTCTTGGAGTCCTGACGGTGGAGATCTTGGTTTTCGTGTCCACAGACCTCCTTCTGCTGGACCGCTACTCGCGATACACATTCACTCCATACATAGTCGTCGTCGTTGGTCTCATCGGAAGCATTTCCAAGAACTGGGAATCGGGGGCGACCAACTCTATCTTCACTGCCGCGCTGTTGGGTCTGGGGTCATTGGCCTTGCTGATCAAGATCGTTGTGAGCATTTACCGTCACAAGACCCGACCCCCGTACCATCGTCAGGTCGTGGAGCCCACCCTTGGAGCTGATGGCATGGGAAAGAACATGGCGTGA
- the LOC143276546 gene encoding uncharacterized protein LOC143276546: protein MTSFAKIAAQVSVGVKRQFLSPEKIRVILPWGFPYEAFGANVVVKPWHILNLVESGRALTFNVAPPEFIGRPFLKIQDLYKDYAVFQGSARLTVAKEMYDITLPKTPLTLEKSLVYVGRSSMNIHTDVMLPSHDLTLASCEIQSVTVDRKTRLPSPLPDWWRKEFGGLSAPERQLRVNVRRAGDEQTCLREEPLNHGDVSKSPGVSHNHTSKHQVANGRISADLSHPEPGLDSYQDPPITDCVTSFDTIINYSDIDPYGHANWAVFLKYCVDAMILGHSSEVRASLQSLALKSADISFVREGSLGKRMTVKFWKDADIPRAVHFNVVEKDSGQLVTYVFLQFYSLQAVRLPVAKL from the exons ATGACATCGTTTGCTAA GATAGCAGCCCAGGTCTCAGTCGGGGTGAAACGTCAGTTTCTTTCGCCAGAAAAAATACGGGTCATTCTGCCATGGGGCTTTCCCTATGAAGCATTCGGTGCAAATG TGGTGGTGAAGCCGTGGCACATTTTGAACCTGGTGGAAAGCGGCCGGGCCCTGACCTTCAATGTTGCGCCGCCGGAGTTCATCGGCCGCCCCTTCCTGAAGATCCAGGACCTATATAAAGACTACGCTGTTTTCCAGGGTTCCGCCCGCCTCACCGTCGCCAAGGAGATGTATGACATCACCCTACCCAAGACGCCGCTGACGCTGGAGAAATCGCTTGTGTACGTGGGGAGATCGTCCATGAACATTCACACGGACGTCATGCTACCATCACATGACTTGACCCTGGCCTCGTGTGAGATACAGAGCGTAACTGTGGACCGGAAGACTCGACTTCCATCTCCTCTTCCAGACTGGTGGAGGAAGGAGTTTGGTGGGTTGTCTGCTCCTGAGCGACAGCTGAGAGTGAATGTTCGGAGAGCTGGTGACGAACAGACATGTTTGAGGGAAGAGCCGCTAAATCACGGAGATGTTTCGAAAAGCCCTGGAGTTTCTCATAATCACACATCCAAGCATCAAGTGGCAAACGGAAGAATATCCGCAGATTTGTCGCACCCAGAACCTGGACTGGACAGTTACCAGGATCCACCAATCACAGACTGTGTAACATCTTTTGACACAATCATCAACTACAGTGACATAGATCCATACGGACATGCTAACTGGGCGGTGTTTCTGAAATACTGCGTGGACGCCATGATCCTGGGACACAGTTCAGAGGTCAGAGCCTCGCTTCAGAGCCTGGCCTTGAAGTCGGCCGACATTTCATTTGTCAGGGAAGGGTCCCTTGGGAAGAGAATGACGGTGAAGTTTTGGAAGGACGCGGACATTCCAAGGGCAGTGCACTTCAACGTCGTGGAGAAGGACTCAGGTCAGCTTGTCACGTATGTCTTTTTGCAGTTCTACTCTCTGCAGGCGGTCAGGCTTCCTGTTGCTAAACTGTGA